From the genome of Vigna angularis cultivar LongXiaoDou No.4 chromosome 11, ASM1680809v1, whole genome shotgun sequence, one region includes:
- the LOC108333122 gene encoding ABSCISIC ACID-INSENSITIVE 5-like protein 1 isoform X1, translating to MNFQQSEQEVPLQDTEASFYQLNQQSSEVSLPVDEEGSDKNGKSVGSISMVDEFIASIWNTDEFQLNPPLPVYDEAANNNSVAPEPTIPQPASFSVPPPICKKTTDEVWSQIQNSQPQQNEDNNSLASDETLQKDPTFGEMTLEDFLIKAGVVTESTLFTTILPQNHFANIPTNIPFNTSYILIGTTAPNMPCGRFEPHQMLPQNNHFIVRNFTTTNVAVENNCQNVAESSGKGKKRIIQGPPEVVIERRQRRMLKNRESAARSRARRQAYTVELEAELNNLKNENENLKNMLAEDERKRLEVVSDCLKFNSEKGPNNGSKEE from the exons ATGAATTTCCAACAATCAGAGCAAGAGGTGCCACTGCAAGACACGGAAGCATCATTCTATCAACTGAACCAGCAGAGTTCAGAAGTCTCACTCCCCGTTGACGAGGAGGGCAGTGACAAGAACGGAAAGAGCGTAGGGTCCATAAGCATGGTGGATGAATTCATAGCCAGCATTTGGAACACAGATGAATTCCAACTTAACCCTCCTCTACCCGTCTATGATGAAGCTGCAAACAACAACAGCGTTGCACCAGAACCCACCATTCCTCAGCCAGCCTCATTCTCTGTCCCTCCCCCAATTTGCAAGAAAACTACGGATGAAGTTTGGTCTCAGATCCAGAATAGCCAACCACAACAAAATGAAGATAATAACAGCCTTGCTAGTGATGAAACACTCCAAAAGGATCCCACATTTGGAGAAATGACTTTGGAGGATTTCCTGATAAAAGCTGGGGTTGTTACTGAATCAACACTGTTCACCACTATATTACCTCAGAATCATTTCGCTAACATTCCAACCAATATTCCATTTAATACAAGCTATATATTAATTGGAACTACTGCACCCAATATGCCCTGTGGTAGATTTGAACCACATCAAATGCTGCCACAGAATAACCACTTTATTGTGAGGAATTTCACTACTACAAATGTTGCTGTGGAGAATAATTGTCAAAACGTAGCAGAATCAAGTGGCAAGGGTAAGAAAAGGATCATTCAAGGTCCTCCCGAAGTGGTAATAGAGAGAAGGCAGCGCAGAATGCTGAAGAATCGAGAATCAGCAGCACGATCTCGTGCAAGAAGACAG GCATATACTGTGGAGCTTGAAGCAGAGCTGAATAATCTGAAAAATGAGAATGAGAACCTTAAGAATATGCTG GCTGAAGATGAACGCAAGAGGCTAGAAGTAGTAAGTGATTGCCTCAAAT TTAACTCAGAGAAAGGCCCCAACAACGGTTCAAAAGAGGAATGA
- the LOC108333122 gene encoding ABSCISIC ACID-INSENSITIVE 5-like protein 1 isoform X2: protein MNFQQSEQEVPLQDTEASFYQLNQQSSEVSLPVDEEGSDKNGKSVGSISMVDEFIASIWNTDEFQLNPPLPVYDEAANNNSVAPEPTIPQPASFSVPPPICKKTTDEVWSQIQNSQPQQNEDNNSLASDETLQKDPTFGEMTLEDFLIKAGVVTESTLFTTILPQNHFANIPTNIPFNTSYILIGTTAPNMPCGRFEPHQMLPQNNHFIVRNFTTTNVAVENNCQNVAESSGKGKKRIIQGPPEVVIERRQRRMLKNRESAARSRARRQAYTVELEAELNNLKNENENLKNMLAEDERKRLEVLTQRKAPTTVQKRNEKKRKLNRPLSASW, encoded by the exons ATGAATTTCCAACAATCAGAGCAAGAGGTGCCACTGCAAGACACGGAAGCATCATTCTATCAACTGAACCAGCAGAGTTCAGAAGTCTCACTCCCCGTTGACGAGGAGGGCAGTGACAAGAACGGAAAGAGCGTAGGGTCCATAAGCATGGTGGATGAATTCATAGCCAGCATTTGGAACACAGATGAATTCCAACTTAACCCTCCTCTACCCGTCTATGATGAAGCTGCAAACAACAACAGCGTTGCACCAGAACCCACCATTCCTCAGCCAGCCTCATTCTCTGTCCCTCCCCCAATTTGCAAGAAAACTACGGATGAAGTTTGGTCTCAGATCCAGAATAGCCAACCACAACAAAATGAAGATAATAACAGCCTTGCTAGTGATGAAACACTCCAAAAGGATCCCACATTTGGAGAAATGACTTTGGAGGATTTCCTGATAAAAGCTGGGGTTGTTACTGAATCAACACTGTTCACCACTATATTACCTCAGAATCATTTCGCTAACATTCCAACCAATATTCCATTTAATACAAGCTATATATTAATTGGAACTACTGCACCCAATATGCCCTGTGGTAGATTTGAACCACATCAAATGCTGCCACAGAATAACCACTTTATTGTGAGGAATTTCACTACTACAAATGTTGCTGTGGAGAATAATTGTCAAAACGTAGCAGAATCAAGTGGCAAGGGTAAGAAAAGGATCATTCAAGGTCCTCCCGAAGTGGTAATAGAGAGAAGGCAGCGCAGAATGCTGAAGAATCGAGAATCAGCAGCACGATCTCGTGCAAGAAGACAG GCATATACTGTGGAGCTTGAAGCAGAGCTGAATAATCTGAAAAATGAGAATGAGAACCTTAAGAATATGCTG GCTGAAGATGAACGCAAGAGGCTAGAAGTA TTAACTCAGAGAAAGGCCCCAACAACGGTTCAAAAGAGGAATGAGAAAAAGAGGAAATTGAACAGGCCTCTGAGTGCATCCTGGTGA